One Synechococcus sp. PROS-9-1 DNA window includes the following coding sequences:
- a CDS encoding NAD-dependent epimerase → MSQLSSRPILVTGAAGFIGAALSERLLQRGDRVIGIDNLNDYYDPALKQARLARIETLAAPMAGAWRFQRMALEDGDALLKLFAAERPRVVVNLAAQAGVRYSLENPAAYIQSNLVGFGHILEGCRHHGVENLVYASSSSVYGGNRNLPFHEQQAVNHPVSLYAASKKANELMAHTYSHLYGVPATGLRFFTVYGPWGRPDMAPMLFAKAILAGKPIKVFNHGKMQRDFTFIDDIVEGVIRCCDQPATSNLDFDPMQPDPATAAAPHRVFNIGNSQPTELLRFIEVMEQALGREAIKDFQPMQPGDVVATAANTEALEAWVGFKSATPIEEGIQQFADWYQHFYQP, encoded by the coding sequence GTGAGCCAGTTGTCTTCACGGCCGATTCTGGTCACAGGAGCTGCCGGGTTCATCGGAGCCGCGTTGAGCGAGCGACTCCTCCAACGGGGCGATCGTGTGATCGGTATTGACAATCTCAATGATTACTACGACCCAGCTCTAAAGCAGGCACGCCTTGCTCGCATCGAGACGCTGGCCGCACCAATGGCTGGAGCTTGGAGATTCCAGCGCATGGCCTTGGAGGACGGTGATGCCTTGCTCAAGCTGTTTGCGGCTGAGAGACCGCGCGTGGTGGTGAATCTTGCAGCTCAGGCGGGTGTTCGCTATTCGTTGGAAAATCCAGCTGCCTACATCCAGAGCAACCTGGTGGGTTTTGGCCACATCCTTGAAGGCTGTCGTCACCACGGCGTTGAGAATTTGGTCTATGCCTCCAGCAGCTCGGTATATGGCGGAAACCGCAATTTGCCGTTCCACGAACAGCAAGCCGTGAATCACCCCGTGAGTCTTTATGCGGCCAGCAAGAAAGCGAATGAGTTGATGGCGCACACCTACAGCCACCTGTATGGGGTGCCAGCCACTGGCCTGCGCTTTTTTACGGTCTATGGCCCATGGGGCAGACCGGATATGGCTCCAATGTTGTTTGCTAAAGCGATCTTGGCTGGTAAGCCGATCAAGGTGTTCAATCACGGCAAAATGCAGCGTGATTTCACCTTCATCGACGACATCGTGGAGGGCGTGATCCGCTGTTGCGATCAGCCAGCTACGTCGAATCTCGACTTTGATCCGATGCAGCCTGACCCGGCGACGGCTGCTGCACCCCATCGCGTGTTCAATATCGGCAACAGTCAGCCCACCGAACTGCTCCGTTTCATTGAGGTGATGGAGCAGGCGTTGGGCAGGGAAGCAATCAAGGATTTTCAGCCGATGCAGCCTGGTGATGTGGTTGCCACTGCTGCAAACACGGAGGCTTTAGAGGCCTGGGTTGGCTTTAAGTCTGCGACCCCGATCGAAGAAGGCATCCAACAGTTTGCTGATTGGTATCAGCATTTTTATCAACCGTAG
- the hisS gene encoding histidine--tRNA ligase — translation MSQLQTLRGMVDLLPEQTRRWQAVESVAREHFRCAGLDEIRTPLLEFTDLFARGIGEATDVVGKEMYTFLDRGDRSCTLRPEGTASVVRAALQHGLLTQGTQRLWYGGPMFRYERPQAGRQRQFHQIGVEFLGASSPRSDAEVIALAWDLLSALGIQGLKLEINSLGTPEDRQRFRSELVGWLEERVEQLDPDSQERLTTNPLRILDSKDKGTQRLLNEAPTLLGALSEESAHRFDEVRALLTALQIPYQLNPRLVRGLDYYGHTAFEITSDQLGAQATVCGGGRYDGLIQQLGGPATSAIGWALGMERLLLVIDAAAQADPEGPAARLTATPAPLVYLINRGAQAEPKALTLARKLRGAGLAVELDGSSAAFGKQFKRADRSGAPWAVVLGDEEALAGQLRLKPLRGEGEEQQLTWEDALSYLTKQR, via the coding sequence GTGAGTCAGCTGCAGACGTTGCGCGGCATGGTTGATCTGCTGCCAGAGCAGACAAGACGTTGGCAGGCTGTTGAGTCTGTGGCGCGCGAACACTTTCGTTGCGCAGGCTTAGACGAGATTCGAACGCCTTTGCTCGAATTCACTGACCTGTTTGCCCGGGGCATTGGTGAGGCCACGGATGTGGTGGGCAAGGAGATGTACACCTTTTTGGATCGGGGCGACCGCTCTTGCACCCTGCGACCAGAAGGCACCGCCTCTGTGGTGAGAGCAGCGCTCCAGCATGGTTTGCTGACCCAAGGAACGCAGCGGTTGTGGTATGGCGGCCCAATGTTCCGTTATGAACGTCCTCAAGCTGGTCGTCAGCGCCAGTTTCACCAGATCGGTGTTGAATTCCTCGGGGCCAGCAGTCCGCGGAGCGATGCTGAGGTGATCGCCCTGGCTTGGGATCTGCTCTCTGCTTTAGGGATTCAAGGCCTCAAGCTCGAAATCAACAGCCTCGGCACTCCTGAGGATCGACAGCGCTTTCGCTCTGAGCTGGTGGGTTGGCTCGAGGAGCGCGTTGAACAGTTAGATCCGGACTCCCAGGAGCGTCTCACGACGAACCCTCTGCGCATTCTGGACAGCAAAGACAAGGGCACCCAGCGGCTATTGAACGAGGCTCCCACGTTGTTAGGAGCCCTAAGCGAGGAGAGTGCCCATCGCTTTGATGAGGTGCGCGCCCTGCTGACGGCGCTGCAGATTCCCTATCAACTCAATCCCCGCTTGGTGCGCGGCCTTGATTACTACGGCCACACCGCGTTTGAAATCACGAGCGATCAACTCGGCGCCCAGGCCACGGTCTGCGGCGGTGGTCGTTACGACGGTCTGATTCAGCAATTGGGTGGCCCAGCCACGTCCGCGATCGGCTGGGCTTTAGGGATGGAGCGTCTCTTGCTGGTGATCGACGCGGCTGCGCAAGCCGATCCCGAGGGACCTGCGGCCAGGCTCACAGCAACGCCAGCACCGCTGGTGTATTTGATTAATCGCGGAGCGCAGGCTGAACCAAAAGCGTTGACCTTGGCCAGGAAATTACGGGGGGCAGGTCTTGCTGTTGAGCTGGATGGCTCGAGTGCGGCGTTCGGCAAGCAGTTCAAGCGTGCCGATCGCTCAGGGGCGCCATGGGCTGTGGTGCTTGGCGATGAAGAGGCTCTGGCCGGCCAGTTACGGCTGAAGCCCTTGCGGGGTGAGGGTGAGGAACAGCAACTCACTTGGGAGGATGCCCTGTCTTACCTAACGAAACAGCGATAA
- a CDS encoding nucleotide sugar dehydrogenase yields the protein MSSNHSIRSICCIGAGYVGGPTMAVIADRCPELKVTVVDINQARIDAWNHRDLSKLPVYEPGLDAVVERARGRNLFFSTEVEETIAAADMVFISVNTPTKTRGLGAGQASDLRWVEACARTVAKAAVGHTVVVEKSTLPVRTAEAVKAILGSVDLSPEPKTFSVLSNPEFLAEGTAIRDLANPDRVLIGGENAEAIDALAEIYSKWVPEEKILRTNLWSSELSKLTANAFLAQRISSINSVAALCEATGADVREVAKAIGTDTRIGPKFLSAGPGFGGSCFQKDILNLVYLCRHFGLPDVADYWESVVLLNTWQQHRIARLVVQKLFGTVTGKRLAILGFAFKADTNDTREAPAIRICSDLLEEGAQLAIHDPKVDPEQISRDLKLIASLAPEADAGPTRGALSGEATWWPSLDVASALRGADAVLILTEWQQYRELDWATLAPLMRKPAWVFDARGVVDSKQVESAGLNVWRVGEGDA from the coding sequence ATGAGCAGCAATCACTCCATACGATCGATTTGCTGTATCGGCGCTGGCTATGTGGGTGGCCCCACCATGGCTGTGATCGCCGATCGCTGTCCGGAGCTGAAGGTCACGGTTGTGGATATCAATCAAGCTCGAATCGATGCTTGGAACCATCGCGATCTATCCAAATTGCCGGTCTATGAGCCAGGCCTGGATGCGGTGGTGGAGAGGGCGCGCGGCCGCAATTTGTTTTTCTCCACGGAGGTGGAGGAAACAATTGCGGCTGCAGACATGGTGTTCATCTCGGTGAACACACCCACCAAGACCAGGGGGCTGGGAGCTGGTCAGGCCAGTGATCTTCGCTGGGTGGAAGCCTGCGCTCGCACTGTGGCTAAAGCAGCTGTAGGCCATACGGTTGTGGTGGAGAAAAGCACCCTTCCGGTTCGAACGGCTGAAGCGGTCAAGGCGATTTTGGGGTCCGTTGATTTATCCCCGGAGCCGAAAACCTTTTCGGTGCTCTCCAATCCTGAGTTTTTGGCTGAGGGGACGGCCATTCGCGATCTTGCGAATCCTGATCGCGTATTGATCGGTGGGGAGAATGCCGAAGCGATCGATGCTTTGGCGGAGATCTACAGCAAGTGGGTGCCTGAAGAGAAGATTCTGCGCACCAATTTGTGGAGCAGCGAGCTGTCCAAGCTCACCGCCAATGCCTTTCTGGCGCAGAGAATTAGCTCGATTAACTCTGTGGCGGCCTTGTGCGAGGCCACCGGTGCGGATGTGCGCGAGGTAGCGAAAGCGATCGGCACCGATACCCGGATTGGACCCAAATTTCTCAGTGCAGGCCCTGGTTTTGGGGGTAGCTGTTTTCAAAAAGACATCCTGAATTTGGTGTACCTCTGCCGTCACTTCGGTTTGCCTGATGTGGCCGACTATTGGGAGAGCGTGGTTCTTCTCAATACTTGGCAACAGCACCGCATTGCCCGCTTGGTGGTTCAGAAATTGTTTGGCACGGTTACGGGCAAGCGCCTGGCCATTTTGGGCTTTGCGTTTAAGGCGGATACCAATGACACGCGGGAGGCTCCAGCGATCCGAATTTGCAGTGACCTTCTTGAAGAGGGGGCCCAACTGGCCATTCATGACCCGAAGGTGGATCCGGAGCAGATCAGCCGCGATTTAAAACTGATCGCGAGCCTCGCTCCGGAGGCTGATGCCGGGCCGACTCGTGGGGCCTTGAGTGGGGAAGCAACCTGGTGGCCGAGTCTCGATGTGGCTTCAGCGCTGCGGGGTGCTGATGCAGTGCTGATCCTCACGGAGTGGCAGCAGTACCGGGAGCTGGATTGGGCAACACTTGCGCCTCTGATGCGGAAACCAGCGTGGGTGTTTGATGCCCGTGGGGTTGTTGACTCGAAACAAGTTGAGTCTGCAGGTCTGAATGTCTGGCGTGTCGGAGAGGGCGACGCGTGA